One Vanessa atalanta chromosome 20, ilVanAtal1.2, whole genome shotgun sequence genomic window carries:
- the LOC125071927 gene encoding 3-oxoacyl-[acyl-carrier-protein] reductase FabG-like, producing MSFANKVVLVTGASSGIGATTAISFAKEGANVVIVGRNEVKLQQVADECAATGKEYLSIKADITKDEDAKRVINDTVEKFGQIDVVVNNAGMIGFANILSDNVLSVYDTVMDLNVRAQVHMTHLAAPHLIKTKGNIINISSIAGKMTFKEPMMCYAISKAAVDHFTRNVARELAPHGVRVNSISPGPVRTDILSNAGVPKTMDEINYEIPLGRISDSNEIADLILFLASDKAKAITGSDFVTDNGSLLK from the coding sequence ATGAGTTTCGCAAATAAAGTTGTATTAGTAACCGGTGCTAGTTCCGGTATTGGCGCTACTACTGCAATATCGTTCGCCAAAGAAGGAGCCAATGTAGTTATTGTTGGAAGAAATGAAGTGAAACTACAGCAAGTGGCAGATGAATGTGCTGCGACAGGAAAGGAATATCTATCAATCAAAGCAGATATAACCAAGGACGAAGACGCTAAAAGAGTCATAAATGATACAGTTGAAAAATTTGGCCAAATAGATGTTGTCGTCAACAATGCAGGAATGATAGGTTTTGCTAATATTCTTAGTGATAACGTTTTGTCAGTATATGACACTGTCATGGACCTCAATGTTCGAGCTCAAGTTCACATGACACATTTAGCTGCTCCtcatttgataaaaacaaaaggAAACATCATCAACATATCAAGTATAGCTGGTAAGATGACGTTCAAAGAACCAATGATGTGCTATGCTATTTCAAAGGCAGCTGTTGATCATTTTACACGTAATGTAGCACGAGAACTTGCTCCTCATGGTGTCAGAGTCAATTCGATAAGCCCGGGACCTGTAAGAACTGATATATTGAGTAACGCTGGAGTTCCAAAAACAATGGACgaaataaattacgaaattcCACttggaagaatatctgattcTAATGAAATTGCAGATCTTATACTGTTTTTAGCTAGCGACAAAGCTAAGGCCATAACTGGATCGGATTTCGTAACTGATAATGGTAgtcttttgaaataa